The following proteins are co-located in the Meriones unguiculatus strain TT.TT164.6M chromosome 4, Bangor_MerUng_6.1, whole genome shotgun sequence genome:
- the LOC110563664 gene encoding small ribosomal subunit protein eS27 gives MPLAKDLLHPSPEEKRKHKKKRLVQSPNSYFMDVKCPGCYKITTVFSHAQTVVLCVGCSTVLCQPTGGKARLTEGCSFRRKQH, from the coding sequence ATGCCTCTCGCAAAGGATCTCCTTCATCCCTCtccagaagagaagaggaaacacaagaaaaagcgCCTGGTGCAGAGCCCCAATTCCTACTTTATGGATGTGAAATGCCCAGGATGCTATAAAATCACCACGGTCTTTAGCCATGCACAAACGGTAGTATTGTGTGTTGGCTGCTCCACTGTTCTCTGTCAGCCTACTGGCGGAAAAGCAAGGCTGACAGAAGGATGCTCCTTCAGGAGGAAGCAGCACTGA